The Cystobacter ferrugineus genome includes the window TTCAGCTCCTTCTTCACGGGCGCGAAGCTGGTCTTCCCTGGGCCGCACCTGGATCCCCCATCCCTGTTGGACCTCATGGTCCAGGAGCGCGTCACGCTCGCCGCGGGTGTGCCCACCATCTGGCTGGGCATCCTCGCGCTGTTGGATCAGGAGCCAAAGCGCTGGGATTTGCGCTCGGTGCGCTCGATGTTGATTGGCGGCGCGGCGGCGCCCCTGGCGATGATCGAGGGCTTCCTCCACCGCCATGGCCTCGTCGTCACGCATGCCTGGGGCATGACGGAGCTCAATCCCGTGGGGACGCTCGCCCGGCCGCGCCGTCAGCACGAGCAGCGTCCCCAGGCCGAGCGGCTCGCCCTGCGCGCCACCCAGGGCTACGCGGTGCCCTTCGTGGAGCTGCGCCATGTGAGTGATTCGGGGCAGGTGTTGTCCTGGGATGGCACCACCATGGGTGAGCTGGAGGCGCGGGGCCCCTGGGTGGCCTCCTCGTATTACGGCGACGAGGGCGCGGACCGGTTCACGGCGGATGGTTGGTTCAAGACGGGCGATGTCGTGACGATCGACGCCGAGGGCTACGTGCGCATCACGGATCGCTCCAAGGACGTCATCAAGTCCGGCGGCGAGTGGATCAGCTCGGTGGCGTTGGAGAACGCCCTCATGGCGCACCCGGCGGTGCTGGAGGCGGCCGTGTTCGCCGCGCGCCACCCCAAGTGGGACGAGCGGCCGCTGGCCGCGGTGGTGCTCAAGCCCGGTCAGTCGGCCACGAAGGAGCAGCTCGTCGCCCACCTGGAGCCGCACTTCGCCAAATGGTGGCTGCCGGAGGACTACGTCTTCCTGCCGCAGATTCCACGCACCTCCACCGGCAAGTTCCTCAAGACGAAGCTGCGCGAGGACCTGGGCGACTACCTGCTCAAGGCGTCACGGGGAGGGAGTTGATCGGGCGACGGACGCTCTTGCTCCGGAGGTCGTGCCTGGAGAGAGGTGACGCCTTGGGACCCGGCCAGGGTAGGGTGCTTCACATGGATTACACTTGTCGTCTTTCGCGCCCGCTCTGGGTGATTCTCTCGTGGGTACTGCTCTCGGGCTGTGCGACGGGCTCCGCATCGCTCGAACCGGTTCGCGAGGAGTCGGTGGCGCAGATGCATTCGCCCGCCGCCGAGGAACTCTCCCACTTCGTGCTCCTCCTTCAAGAGGGCACGGACGGCCAGATGACGCACGCATGGCGCCGGGCCGAGCTGTTCGATCTGTCCGCGTACAAGCGTCCGCCACGAACCCGAGGCACGGAGGGGGAGATCGTGTTCGTTTCCATGCGGCCTCGCGACTGCCATGCGGAATACCTCGAGTGTTTCGACAAGTGCATGGCGCGTCCTCTTGCTCCGGGGTTTGGGCACATAACGAGGCGCAAGGGAAAGGGGGGCAAAAAGAGCTTCTGTGAGGAAGAATGCCTGCGGCCCTATATGGATTGCGAGGAGGCGCAGGGGCGTCAAACCCACGAGTTCTCGACCACGGACAAGGCCGTGGGTTGGCTGACGGACAACCGCCAGGCGCTTCTCGCGGGAAGCGTGGTGGTCATCGCGGGAGTCGTTTTCGTCACGGTGTCCGGGGGCGCGGGATTGTTCGTCCTCGTGCCCGCGGTGCTCCTGTCCGATGCGGGTCTCGGGGTCGAGCCTCACGCTCTGGTGGCCATCCAATGACCATCCAGAAACGCATCATGCGGGTGCAGGAGTTGCTCGGGTTGGCTCACGAAAACGCCCAGTCTCCCGAGGACAAGGAACTGCTCCTCACGGCCATCGAGGCGCTCTGGTTCATCTGGCGCAACGGGCAGCTCCATGAGTTCGAGGAGTACTACGAGGACGAGGGCACGAATGCTCCTGAGCGGATCATCGCCGCGTTCGACACCTTGGAGGAGGCACAGGCCTGGCTGAAGGCGCGACCCATCCCGCCTGACATGGCTCATGTTCTGATCGCGAACGAGTACCACATCATCATGTCCTCGGCCGATCGCCAGAAGCGATACCTCCCGCCATCTCCCACGCTCGCCTACCACATCGCGGAGATGACGCGTGATGGGCTCCCGCCAGCCGTGGCCCACTTCGCTACCCGAGAGGAGGCGTGGGATTGGTTCAAGGCCCAGACCGCGCCACCTCTCCAGTCCGTCCTCCAGATTGGTGGCGAGCACTACCTGGCGGTCTACTACCGCAACATCCAGCACCGGGCCCTGTTCCCCTTCTCCGTCGCCGACAGGCTCAAGAAGACGCCACCCTCCGCGCCTTGATGGAGCCTCAGTCCTTCGTGGCCTCCATCCACTGGTCCGCGCACCGGCCGGCGAACTCGGCGCTCACCACGTCCCCCTTCACCTGGTAGCGCCCGCGCCACTGCCGGTCCCTCACCCGCCGCACGTACTCCAAGAGCCGGTCCACGTCGCTCTCGTCGTTGTACAGGCCCACGCTCGCGCGCACCGCGCCCGTGGGTACCTCCCCGCCCGCCGCCTTCGCCCGCGCCGCGAGCAGCTTGTCCATGTACAGGTGCGAGCAGAAGCGCCCATTGCGCACCGCGATCGCTCCCTCCTCGGACAGCACCGCCGCCGTCAGCAGGTCCGACACCCCGTCCACGTTGAAGGTCGCCACCCCCAGGCGCTTGTGCGCATCCGGCGGCCCGTACAGCGTGATGCCGCCCAGCTCCCGCAGCCCCCGGAGCATGCGCTCCGTCAGCCGCACCTCGTGCTCCCGCACCTCCTCCATTCCAATGGCTTGCAGGAAGGCGAGCGCTCGCGCCATGCCCACCACGCCCGCGATGTTGGGCGTCCCTCCGTGGTGCCGGTCCGGCGCGGGAAGGTACTCGGCGCCGCTCGCCGTCACCCGCGAGGCCGTGCCTCCCCCCGGAATGTACGGCGGCACCTCGCTCAGCAGCGCGCGCGGTCCATACAGGAAGCCCGCCCCGAACGGCGCATAGGCCTTGTGCCCCGCGCCCGCCAGGAAGTCGATGTGCTCGGGATCATCCAGGTCGCGCACGTCGATGGGCATGCGCGCGAGCGCCTGGGCCGCGTCCACCAGCACCAGCGCGCCGTGCTCGTGCGCCAGGCGCGCCACCCGGCGCAGGTCCGGCATCACCCCGGTCACGTTGGAGCCCGCCGTCACCGCCACCAGCTTCACCCGGTTGCCGCGCAGCAGCTCCTCCAGGTGCCCCAGGTCCAGCTCGCCCTCGTCCGTCACCCGGGCGCGCAGCGTGGGTCCCCTCCGGCGGTGGGGCAGCTCGTTGGAGTGGTGCTCCATCTCCGTGGTGACGACCAGGCCCGGCCGCTCCGCCAGGACGTGCGCGCACAAATCAATGGCCTGCGTGGTGTTGCTCGTGAAGCAGATGGTGCCCCGCTGCAACTCGGCGCCCACGTGGCGCGCGATGATGCCGTAGCACTCCTCGAAGCGCTCGGTGGCCTTGCGCGACAGGTGGTGCGTGCCCCGGTGGATGTTGGCGTACTCGCGCGCCACGAACTCGGTGTACGCCCCGAGCACCGACGAGGGCGCGTGGGTGCTCGCCGCGTGGTCCATGTACACGAGCGCTCGCTCCCCCTCGCCGAGCACCGGCACGCACCGCGCCACGATGGCGAACTCGCGCCGCACCTCGTCCCAGCCGAGCTTCTTCCCCGGCGGCGGCCGCACCCCGGCGCCCCCGGTGATGGGCAGGCCCAGCCGCCGCCAGCGCTCGAAGCCGCCCGCCAGGCTGCGCACCCGCGTGTAGCCCATCTTCAGGAGCACGTCCGCCGCCAGCGCCGAGCGGTTGCCCCCGCCGCAGTAGACGACCACCGGCGTGTCGCGCCGCGCCACGTGCTCCTGCACCCGCAGCTCCAGCAGGCCCCGCGGCAGGTGCACCGCGCCCTCCAGCGTGCCCCCCGCCGTCTCCTCCGCCTCGCGCACGTCCAGCAGGACCATCTCCTGGCGGGACGTGCCGTGGTGCAGTTCCTCGGCGGCGATCTCCGTCACGCGGCCGCGCGCGTCCTTGACGAGATCCTCGAGTGTCCAGGGCTGTGTCATCGGTGTCTCCCAGTCGGGGCCCTCGGGGGGTGGTCCGCTCCCGCGGAGGAGGGCGTCGGGGCGGGTCCTGATACCACGAGGGCGGCGCGGCGCGAGGCCGGCGGTTCAGAAGCTCAGGCCCACGCCCGCGAACGGTCCGCCAATGCCATCCTTGTGGACGACGCGATCCACCCGCCCGCGATCATCCAGGTACAGCCCCCGCCAGCCCCCGCGCAGGGTGAGCGCGCCCAGGTGCAGCGCGAGGCCAATCTGCCCGTCCACCTGCAGGTGCGGCAGGGGCACCCATTGGATCTTCCCCTCCAGGTCCAGGGCACCCAGCAGGCAGCGCTCGAAGGACATCGCCAGGCTCGGCCCCACGAAGGTGGCGTCCGGCGCGCGCACCGCCGCCAGGCCCGTTTCAATCCGCAGCCGGCCCCGCTGGCTCACGGCCGCGGCGTACGTCACGTGGACATCCGCCAGATACAGCCGGTCCCTCCCGACCGCGTCGTCCTCCGCCTTCAAGGACAGCCCTCCCAGCCGCGTGGCGATGCCCCAGCGCTCCTCCTCCAGCCCGAAGTGGAAGCCCAGCGCGCGGCCCTGCTTCGCCGACTGGCCCTCCAGGCCCAGGCGGACCAGATAGGTGGAGGACTCCTCCTCCTCGGGTTGCTCCTGGCGCGCCGGGTAGTAGCGGTGCCGCTGATAGGCGGCGACGAAGGCGGCCCCGGGGACCCACCCGGCCCTCGGGACGATCAGCCCCCGCCGGGGACGGATCGCCGGGGGCTCGGCCCGGGGCGTCGGTGCCGG containing:
- a CDS encoding long-chain fatty acid--CoA ligase, which translates into the protein MLTGRMMDFPLTLTHFLERARTYFGSSEIVSRRPDKSLQRSTYADFCRRAARLAHALTRLGVKPGDRVASLCWNHQQHLELYFAVPAMGAVLHTLNLRLHPNDLGYIARHAEDRVLVVDRSLLPLLEKFIATVPGVQHVIVIPDDGPVPEGRLDYEALLAAEPDSFAFPPLEERSAAMLCYTSGTTGHPKGVLYSHRSIVLHSLAECMSDTVGVSEADTMLPVVPMFHAAAWGLPFSSFFTGAKLVFPGPHLDPPSLLDLMVQERVTLAAGVPTIWLGILALLDQEPKRWDLRSVRSMLIGGAAAPLAMIEGFLHRHGLVVTHAWGMTELNPVGTLARPRRQHEQRPQAERLALRATQGYAVPFVELRHVSDSGQVLSWDGTTMGELEARGPWVASSYYGDEGADRFTADGWFKTGDVVTIDAEGYVRITDRSKDVIKSGGEWISSVALENALMAHPAVLEAAVFAARHPKWDERPLAAVVLKPGQSATKEQLVAHLEPHFAKWWLPEDYVFLPQIPRTSTGKFLKTKLREDLGDYLLKASRGGS
- a CDS encoding aminotransferase class V-fold PLP-dependent enzyme translates to MTQPWTLEDLVKDARGRVTEIAAEELHHGTSRQEMVLLDVREAEETAGGTLEGAVHLPRGLLELRVQEHVARRDTPVVVYCGGGNRSALAADVLLKMGYTRVRSLAGGFERWRRLGLPITGGAGVRPPPGKKLGWDEVRREFAIVARCVPVLGEGERALVYMDHAASTHAPSSVLGAYTEFVAREYANIHRGTHHLSRKATERFEECYGIIARHVGAELQRGTICFTSNTTQAIDLCAHVLAERPGLVVTTEMEHHSNELPHRRRGPTLRARVTDEGELDLGHLEELLRGNRVKLVAVTAGSNVTGVMPDLRRVARLAHEHGALVLVDAAQALARMPIDVRDLDDPEHIDFLAGAGHKAYAPFGAGFLYGPRALLSEVPPYIPGGGTASRVTASGAEYLPAPDRHHGGTPNIAGVVGMARALAFLQAIGMEEVREHEVRLTERMLRGLRELGGITLYGPPDAHKRLGVATFNVDGVSDLLTAAVLSEEGAIAVRNGRFCSHLYMDKLLAARAKAAGGEVPTGAVRASVGLYNDESDVDRLLEYVRRVRDRQWRGRYQVKGDVVSAEFAGRCADQWMEATKD